The Oryzias latipes chromosome 16, ASM223467v1 genome includes a region encoding these proteins:
- the LOC111948933 gene encoding girdin-like translates to MENGVQMHTMSVERDALELKIQKEKESIQQTQQEVCALQQDLQVMQDAIQHEEELKEELSELKAQRKIAQNSSLKLKCELQKLQNTGGNCKLLKHELEVEKKILEIESQKLKTLKRQYEDETTDVETEKLDIKLFKTENQALLEEIQSLERVVEMKAEAEAELGGLRKESSHLKNSVQRLKEEIQRKKAELEHHSNLLLEGTVSSSDPQALLAAVKEEQLAVELLKREATDLKSQLHELEESSTFQGGLRVELSGLLAQKKLVAENNSRLKKKIQQLQEEHEQVIEIQGEVAAQSKALDTLNAEEKELEEAYNRIKTDIVALQYDKGQLEFEKKVLSGKIQEKKKVLKKKSKVESELRALKEVSSALKDSIERIKQEIERENAEFDRISESKELPDTLISTLSRKVSEEKFAVQNLEQEANVLRRKLQDLKVSVQQKQAVEKELHHVSAEKRLAQDNISEMEREITNLQSTLDKYNKMTAEVLSESKTLRTLHQQQRELEKEHASIQAEISALKVNKSKLAAEYQTLSEELQQQQQHVKKKTEAEEELRALRRVTVSLKDSIGTLKQQIKSQKAKFGGVFQDGAQEAMSDPSDVLKDFSRRIADQKVVIENLKLKADSLNSKSQEMQGLNKQIPLMEKQLLDLDRRKQLLQENISTTTQKISKFQEKKKSYVSMNEEVVAKNNELKKLYREQKRVEKECQGHAPKSLIPHRDWITINGHIKAGVAKYHLGGRKWPAGRKFETPPLGGIKEPVTAAEV, encoded by the exons ATGGAGAACGGTGTCCAGATGCACACCATGAGTGTTGAGAGGGACGCTTTGGAGTTAAAGatccagaaagaaaaagagtccATCCagcaaacacaacaggaagtctGTGCTCTTCAACAGGACCTTCAGGTAATGCAGGATGCTATTCAGCACGAAGAAGAACTGAAAGAAGAACTGTCTGAACTCAAGGCGCAGAGAAAAATTGCTCAGAACTCAAGTTTAAAGCTGAAGTGTGAATTACAAAAGCTTCAAAATACTGGTGGCAACTGCAAATTATTGAAGCACGAACTTGAAGTGGAAAAGAAGATTCTTGAAATAGAAAGCCAGaaattgaaaactttaaaaagacaatATGAAGATGAAACCACAGATGTCGAGACTGAAAAACTAGACATTAAGTTATTCAAGACTGAAAACCAGGCTCTGTTGGAGGAAATCCAGTCTTTAGAAAGAGTTGTGGAAATGAAGGCCGAGGCGGAAGCAGAGCTGGGTGGTTTGAGGAAAGAAAGCTCACATCTTAAAAACAGCGTCCAAAGACTGAAAGAAGAGATTCAAAGGAAAAAGGCTGAGCTTGAACATCATTCTAACCTCCTTTTGGAAGGAACTGTCAGCTCATCTGATCCACAAGCTCTGTTAGCGGCAGTTAAAGAAGAACAGCTTGCTGTTGAGCTTTTAAAAAGGGAAGCCACTGACCTGAAAAGTCAACTGCATGAATTGGAAGAATCTTCAACATTCCAAGGAGGTTTAAGAGTAGAACTGAGTGGCCTGTTGGCTCAGAAAAAGTTGGTGGCAGAAAATAATTCCaggctgaaaaagaaaatccaacaaCTTCAAGAGGAACACGAACAGGTGATCGAAATACAAGGAGAAGTTGCGGCACAAAGCAAGGCTCTGGATACTTTAAATGCAGAAGAAAAGGAGTTGGAAGAAGCTTATAACCGCATCAAGACTGACATCGTGGCTCTTCAATACGACAAAGGTCAActagaatttgaaaaaaaggtccTATCGGGGAAAATCCAAGAGAAAAAGAAGGTTTTGAAAAAGAAGAGCAAGGTAGAATCTGAGCTGCGTGCTCTGAAGGAAGTTAGCAGTGCTCTCAAAGACAGCATAGAACGGATAAAACAGGAGATTGAAAGAGAAAATGCTGAATTTGACCGGATCAGTGAGTCTAAGGAGCTTCCTGACACACTGATCTCAACTTTGTCGAGGAAAGTTTCAGAAGAAAAGTTCGCTGTTCAAAATTTAGAACAGGAAGCTAATGTTCTCAGGCGCAAGCTCCAAGACTTGAAAGTTTCTGTTCAGCAAAAACAAGCCGTAGAAAAAGAACTGCAtcatgtttctgcagagaaacgGTTGGCTCAAGACAATATTTCAGAGATGGAGCGTGAAATCACAAATCTTCAGAGCACGCTTGATAAATACAATAAGATGACTGCTGAAGTTTTGTCAGAAAGCAAGACTCTACGTACTTTGCATCAGCAACAAAGGGAGTTGGAAAAAGAACATGCGAGCATCCAGGCAGAGATCTCAGCTCTTAAAGTCAACAAAAGTAAACTGGCTGCTGAATACCAGACCCTGTCAGAGGaactccaacaacaacaacaacatgtgAAAAAGAAGACAGAGGCAGAAGAAGAGCTGCGTGCTCTGAGGAGAGTTACCGTTAGTCTCAAAGACAGCATAGGAACCTTGAAGCAGCAGATTAAAAGCCAGAAAGCTAAGTTTGGAGGCGTCTTCCAAGACGGTGCGCAGGAAGCGATGTCTGACCCATCAGACGTCTTAAAGGATTTCTCCAGGAGAATTGCAGACCAGAAGGTTGTCATTgaaaatttaaaactgaaagCCGACAGTCTCAACAGCAAATCCCAAGAAATGCAAGGACTTAACAAGCAAATACCATTAATGGAGAAACAGCTTTTGGACCTTGATCGACGGAAACAGCTTTTGCAAGAAAATATTTCTACGACGACGCAAAAGATCTCAAaatttcaggagaaaaaaaagagttacgTCAGCATGAATGAAGAAGTTGTGGCAAAGAACAACGAACTTAAGAAACTGTACAGAGAACAAAAGAGGGTGGAAAAAGAAT GTCAaggtcacgcccccaagagtcttATACCCCACCGTGATTGGATAACAATAAACGGTCATATTAAGGCAGGGGTCGCTAAATACCaccttgggggccgcaaatggCCCGCGGGCCGCAAGTTTGAGACCCCACCACTGGGTGGAATAAAGGAGCCGGTCACAGCCGCAGAGGTGTAG